Sequence from the Piscinibacter sp. HJYY11 genome:
CGCGAAAATCGATTCGGATCCGCGCCCAATAAACTGCGTCTCTAAAAGGCGGAGTTCGCAAGGAAGGAAGGAAAACCACCGCTCGACCTGAAGCCACCTCCGAGACCGTCAGGCTGCCCGATGGGTCTTCCGCAAAGGTCATGAAGCGCGAGACGCTGACAGGTTGGTCGCCGCTTGGCACAAACGCCGGTATGCCGTTGGGTTCGACGGACGCCAATGCATGCAGAGTGACGGCCAGTAGTGCCAGTAGAAGAGCGCTACGCACCCACTGACCGATACACCGCAGGCGCTGCAAAGCACCGTCTCCGCATAGGCGTCCAAGCCCGTGAGACGCATACATGAGAAACTTCCCGCCTAGCCAAGGCGCGCGCCGCGGCAGCCCAGGAGTTGGAAATGGTTGTCCCGGCACCGTTTGTCCCCCGCCCCGATGTGTGGAGCTATGTCTATGCCCCAACGGAAGACGGAAGGAACTTTGCGGTCTTGGTTGGGGGCGATCCGACCCCCATTGTGACCCTGAGATTTGAAGAGAACGCCAAGAGGATTGTCAGCACGGGCAACTTGACCGGCTATCCAGATATCGCTGCACTAGCAGCTGACGACAAGGGCGAAGTGTGGTGCTAACGCTTCGGTCAGCAAACAGTCAGCAGAGCATGTCCATATGAAAAGCGGGCGCTCTCCGGGACAGTGATCAGAATTTTTTGGCCGGATCGCAACTCTTTGGTCCGAGCCAGCTCCTCCAGCATCAGGATCATTGATGCGGTTGCCACATTGCCCACATGCGCCAGGTTGGTGAACCACTTCGAAAGTGGAATGCCAATGCCTTGCTCCTTCAGCTCTGTGCAAAGAGGATTGCGGAACACTTCCGACGAAATGTGCGGCAAGTAGTGATCCACGGTCGCCACATCAAAATCGTGTTTGGCGGCGGCGTCTTTGAGCGACTTCACTGCAAGTTGAACGATGTGACTTCCGAGCAGACGAGTATCTTGTTTGACCGACATGATCGACTTGCTGAGCCATTCATTCGGTTCAAACCTGCAGTAGCCTTGTAGTTCGCCTGCCTCGTCACGTTCACCCGCGACATACATGCACGTCGGCATCTTGTTCGCATATGAGCGAATGTCTATCCATTCGATCTTGAGCGGCCTGTCACCATGCGCCTTGTTCTCTAGCCGGATGGCTCCCGAACCATCTGAAAGCATCCATCGCAAGAATTCCTTGTCAAAGGAAAGCAAGGGGTTGTCGCGCAAAGCCAATTCGTTGTCAGCTTCATTCTGGAAGTATTTCGCCAGCATCCAATGCGACAGCATCTCAGAGCCGGAGCAAATCGCGTTTTCGGTATGGCCACTGGCAATGGAGAGATAGGCCATTTGCAGCGCTTGGATGCTTGCGGCGCATGAACCTGCGAACGAAGCGATCTCCATATCGTCGCCGCCAAGCGCCGCGTGCACCATCGCGGCATGCGACGGGACCAGTTGATCCGGTGAGGCAGTCCCACAAGCGAGCAATTGCAACTTCTGTTGCGTGAAACGTGCATCGAACAGCAAGCGAATCGATGCTGCGGCCAGTTGGGCATTGCTGTGTGTCGGGGTGCCGCCCTTCTCCAGCGCGTAGTGACGCGTCTGAATGCCATTGTTCCTGAGTACCACCCGGCGGGCCCGAGATGGCTTGCCGTTGATCATCCCCAGGTAGGCTTCCATCGCCTCATTTTCGACTGGTGCGTTTGGGAGAAAACGGGAGATGCCGGTGACGTAGACAGCTTTAGACATGCCGTAATTGTTTCGCAATTAGTGGCCGCTGGCTTACCGAAACCA
This genomic interval carries:
- a CDS encoding beta-ketoacyl-ACP synthase III, producing the protein MSKAVYVTGISRFLPNAPVENEAMEAYLGMINGKPSRARRVVLRNNGIQTRHYALEKGGTPTHSNAQLAAASIRLLFDARFTQQKLQLLACGTASPDQLVPSHAAMVHAALGGDDMEIASFAGSCAASIQALQMAYLSIASGHTENAICSGSEMLSHWMLAKYFQNEADNELALRDNPLLSFDKEFLRWMLSDGSGAIRLENKAHGDRPLKIEWIDIRSYANKMPTCMYVAGERDEAGELQGYCRFEPNEWLSKSIMSVKQDTRLLGSHIVQLAVKSLKDAAAKHDFDVATVDHYLPHISSEVFRNPLCTELKEQGIGIPLSKWFTNLAHVGNVATASMILMLEELARTKELRSGQKILITVPESARFSYGHALLTVC